The following are encoded together in the Oscarella lobularis chromosome 10, ooOscLobu1.1, whole genome shotgun sequence genome:
- the LOC136192141 gene encoding antiviral innate immune response receptor RIG-I-like → MVASTSIGLYRKLMIYIAHELKVEDLMDMKYMCRDILSVGKLETVTTPLDLIQRLEEVDELGKEKLETLVELLQEAGRNDLKQKVAEYQEAEKMAKGEATPRRSSSLPLGSTPSPRKDPATLLLRENYVDDRSKSVDLELAVAGTVESDGLGAPLDGACEKKIKSAIEGSVSSPQVKEEEIVGSQLPLLAPKLSPEVLPDSSQTCQSSTLRAYQKELVNAAMSPPENVIILAPIGSGKTLVAAEIIKRHMLGSPPPETFTALFLVNTRQRASKALLHLERELAPWEVAELTGAELTSDQMPQLEDLVKDRRYQVIVVTAQVLVNHLMGKEDFKKMSIGDVDLLIFDECHHTHGKHPYKKIMNFYHETKRLGLKLPKVLGLTSSIRTGDESTLEGTLEELYKLCGSLESLRIVRVKETLHELQKDFPSSEADEADLAKKGLLEDALTKFEKMSTEQRDKKIKRLQQEKEKKKAKKQSRRGHPYDMTQVEFFCKYCSSFLCRGDSIRKLGTVHRISIGEDISNNARWLSQFHVVHSIDGIDIGDSVKCAMSWCNQQIGAVVRRRQDSELFPALKMREHLLWSYNGSSKLPVTKKETKEFDLVTPDY, encoded by the exons ATGGTCGCTTCAACTTCCATAGGCCTTTACCGCAAGTTGATGATTTACATTGCACATGAGCTGAAAGTTGAAGATCTAATGGACATGAAGTACATGTGCAGGGACATTCTTTCGGTCGGAAAACTCGAAACAGTGACAACGCCGCTAGATCTTATTCAGAGGCTTGAAGAAGTTGACGAATTGGGCAAAGAAAAGTTAGAAACTCTCGTGGAGCTTCTCCAAGAAGCCGGAAGAAACGATCTAAAGCAAAAAGTCGCCGAGTACCAAG AGGCCGAGAAAATGGCCAAAGGAGAGGCCACACCCAGACGGTCTTCGTCTCTCCCACTCGGCTCAACGCCTTCGCCTCGAAAGGATCCCGCGACGTTGCTACTGAGAGAAAATTATGTTGATGATCGAAGCAAATCGGTGGACTTGGAGCTTGCTGTTGCCGGCACTGTGGAAAGTGACGGACTCGGAGCTCCTTTAG ATGGGGCctgtgaaaagaaaatcaaatcagCAATTGAAGGCTCAGTTTCTTCGCCTCaagtgaaagaagaagaaattgttgGTAGTCAGCTTCCCTTGCTGGCACCAAAATTATCTCCTGAAGTACTACCAGACTCGTCTCAAACTTGCCAATCTTCTACACTTCGAGCTTATCAGAAAGAGTTAGTCAACGCCGCTATGTCTCCACCGGAGAATGTAATCATTTTAGCGCCTATTGGATCAGGAAAGACTTTGGTCGCTGCGGAAATTATCAAACGCCATATGCTTGGTTCACCGCCTCCCGAAACATTCACCGCTTTGTTTCTAGTGAACACGCGTCAACGAGCAAGCAAGGCTTTGCTTCATCTCGAGCGAGAATTAGCTCCGTGGGAGGTGGCTGAGCTGACGGGGGCTGAGTTGACGAGTGACCAGATGCCACAGCTGGAGGACCTGGTCAAAGATAGAAGATATCAGGTTATTGTTGTTACAGCACAGGTATTAGTTAATCATCTAATGGGAAAGGAAGACTTCAAAAAAATGAGCATCGGGGACGTCGATCTATTAATCTTTGACGAGTGCCACCACACTCACGGCAAACACCCATATAAGAAAATCATGAACTTTTATCATGAAACAAAACGACTGGGTTTAAAACTTCCCAAGGTTCTTGGATTGACGTCCTCTATTAGAACGGGTGACGAATCAACTCTTGAAGGTACACTGGAGGAGTTGTACAAATTGTGTGGAAGTCTGGAGTCGCTCCGAATAGTCCGTGTGAAAGAAACCTTACATGAGCTTCAGAAAGATTTTCCTAGTTCAGAAGCGGATGAAGCAGATCTAGCTAAGAAAGGTCTTTTGGAGGACGCTCTGACTAAATTTGAAAAGATGAGTACTGAACAGAGAGATAAAAAGATAAAACGTCTGCagcaagaaaaggagaagaagaaagccaaAAAGCAATCTAGACGCGGTCACCCTTACGACATGACACAGGTTGAATTCTTCTGCAAATATTGTTCGAGTTTTCTGTGCAGAGGTGATAGCATACGAAAACTAGGAACGGTTCACAGAATCAGCATTGGTGAAGACATTAGCAATAATGCTCGGTGGCTGTCTCAATTTCACGTTGTACATAGTATTGATGGCATAGATATAGGCGACAGCGTTAAGTGCGCGATGTCATGGTGCAATCAACAAATTGGTGCTGTTGTACGAAGGAGGCAAGACTCAGAGCTCTTTCCAGCTCTAAAAATGCGCGAGCATCTTCTCTGGTCTTACAATGGCTCTTCGAAACTCCCTGTtacaaaaaaggaaacgaaagaatTTGACCTGGTAACTCCCGATTATTGA
- the LOC136192146 gene encoding protein FAM81A-like — protein MDGDLSLVPLSRDDASPRYRHVNRPSSRRLDRLEDRVRQQEFATQTLVDRAIAIKEDLLENRAKTHEAWHGERRERVLLRDHVRTITAAVKRIAADIECLERDQRDALDRLHANDGALRKIGHAHVSSSTRLARCEADLSRTTSDLKGIEEKLARLESQSAERYSALNSNFEKMTSKISHFESELTAHALRLDSFVRQQASAAEDVRAAIASDRRWMEMESERIVQLTGKLELANSIRDQRLSAVESQLAESAVSVRALEQRQERTSARGTRLREHSETSEARSKAFVEELRRECGEGFKAVKDSIESMRQVLDDKRELLEQKIEDQLRRLKTVVVL, from the coding sequence ATGGACGGCGATTTGTCGCTCGTGCCTTTgtctcgcgacgacgcctcgCCTCGTTACCGTCACGTCAATCGCCCTTCGTCTCGGCGTCTGGATCGCTTGGAGGATCGCGTTCGACAGCAAGAATTTGCGACGCAAACGCTTGTTGATCGAGCGATCGCGATCAAGGAAGATCTCCTCGAGAATCGAGCGAAAACCCACGAAGCGTGGCACGGcgagcgacgcgaacgcgttCTCCTGCGAGACCACGTTCGCACGATCACGGCAGCGGTGAAACGAATCGCGGCGGACATCGAATGTCTCGAACGCGATCAGCGCGACGCACTCGATCGTTTGcacgcgaacgacggcgcCTTGCGAAAGATCGGTCACGCtcacgtttcgtcgtcgactcgctTGGCTCGATGCGAAGCGGATTTGAGTCGAACGACGTCCGATTTGAAGGGCATCGAAGAAAAACTCGCCCGACTCGAATCGCAAAGCGCCGAACGATACTCCGCGTTGAATTcgaattttgaaaaaatgacgtcaaaaatttctCATTTTGAGTCTGAGTTGACTGCGCACGCGCTTCGTTTggattcgttcgttcgccaACAGGCGAGCGCGGCGGAGGACGTGCGAGCAGCTATTGCGTCCGATCGCCGCTGGATGGAAATGGAAAGTGAAAGAATTGTCCAATTGACGGGGAAATTGGAATTGGCGAATTCTATTCGCGATCAGCGGCTATCCGCCGTCGAGTCACAGCTGGCTGAGTCGGCCGTTAGCGTCCGCGCGTTGGAGCAACGACAGGAGCGTACGTCGGCGCGAGGAACACGCCTGCGGGAGCACAGCGAGACGAGCGAGGCCCGTTCCAAGGCGTTCGTCGAGGAACTGCGCCGCGAATGCGGCGAAGGCTTCAAAGCCGTCAAGGATAGCATAGAGAGCATGAGGCAGGTCTTGGACGACAAAAGGGAACTCTTGGAGCAGAAAATTGAGGACCAATTACGACGGCTCAAAACGGTCGTCGTGttgtaa
- the LOC136192140 gene encoding proton-coupled zinc antiporter SLC30A5-like, producing the protein MDESPHITRKNPSRVTPYSIVLIIVKCLSCFGLFLCYDLLQLVPVALLLFLATLGSSILLLPLQKPFSSGKRLSLRAWFRIAKYTVLGLIVSLIWIFGLKMCGPLRGVLLFQHSDIVILGIISLFTQGGPSIPGRFRGAVLFFLGLVTLMLFDNDALNPTDHPEGKHSSDLTHGFYLALSWLGVPDHKGGIILLFCGLCLSVAHKSVARKLAVAVGGAKRLNALSTLVTCLLLSPWAVVTLMSSEELSFSWTDVALPLLAVIIFTFILDFYVESVCSAKLESAHLHKLGTIASFTSALVLSFIWNHPDFPSKSMSSVTMHHALSPGVIVAYILFVLATRLLTRASSIRSASGSKGNLIGYTAAGLPLYNFTGTRGMLQKHSQSILAAFKSNLRQILEGEDSRHIFYFLCMNLTFTVVELLYGIWTNSLGLISDGFHMLFDCTALVVGLYAAVIARWKSTRTFSYGYGRVEVLSGFANGLFLVVIAFAVFSEGLSRLIDPPLVSTDRLLFVSVAGFVVNLIGIAAFSHAHSHASSGHGHSHAHKHGGSTCDGHGHGKNANMQGVFLHILADTLGSVGVIVSSVCIEQFGWYIADPICSVFISVLIFLSVVPLLKNALVTLLQGTPPEVRGPLQDLLAKIRGVPGVIGIRDVHVWRHSSSLQAGTIHVQVEDEVNEQRIMNQITALLKECGIGNTAVQIEKEAFYQSVSPVISSKYRFLTDSTLSPHIYVDFGPHARELNALSL; encoded by the exons ATGGACGAATCGCCTCACATAACGCGAAAGAACCCGTCGAG AGTCACTCCTTATTCGATAGTTCTTATCATCGTCAAATGCCTCTCCTGTTTCGGTCTCTTCCTCTGCTACGATCTACTCCAACTAGTTCCCGTAGCCTTATTACTATTCCTAGCCACGCTAGG ATCCTCCATACTTCTACTTCCCTTACAAAAACCTTTCTCTTCTGGAAAGAGACTTAGTCTACGAGCG TGGTTCAGAATTGCTAAATACACTGTATTGGGATTAATCGTTAGTCTAATCTGGATATTCGGATTGAAAATGTGCGGGCCATTGAG GGGAGTCCTGTTATTTCAACACAGTGACATAGTCATATTGGGCATAATAAGCTTATTTACTCAAGGCGGGCCATCAATTCCGGGCAGA TTTCGCGGTGCTGTACTATTTTTCCTTGGATTGGTCACTCTGATGCTGTTTGACAATGACGCACTCAATCCAACGGACCACC CTGAGGGAAAGCACAGCTCTGACCTAACGCACGGTTTCTACTTAGCTCTATCATGGCTTGGGGTCCCCGACCATAAG GGCGGCATtattcttttgttttgcgGTCTATGTCTTAGCGTCGCACATAAGAGCGTCGCTCGAAAACTAGCGGTTGCCGTAGGAG GAGCCAAGAGGCTAAACGCTTTGTCAACACTTGTCACATGTCTTCTACTCTCTCCGTGGGCCGTTGTGACTCTAATGTCTTCTGAAGAA ttgtctttttcttggACGGACGTTGCACTTCCTCTGCTCGCCGTCATCATATTCACCTTCATTCTCGACTTCTACGTCGAGTCGGTGTGCAGCGCAAAACTGGAGTCAGCTCATCTTCACAAGCTCGGCACAATTGCTAGCTTCACGTCCGCTCTCGTACTCAGCTTCATCTGGAATCACCCCGATTTTCCGTCAAAATCAATGAGCTCGGTGACAATGCACCACGCTCTCTCACCTGGCGTCATAGTAGCCTACATCCTATTTGTACTCG CCACTCGTCTTCTGACTcgtgcgtcgtcgattcggtcGGCGTCCGGGTCGAAAGGGAATCTAATTGGTTATACGGCCGCCGGATTGCCTCTGTATAATTTTACGGGAACGAGAGGCATGCTGCAGAAGCATTCGCAGTCAATTCTCGCCGCTTTTAAGAGCAATTTGCGGCAAATTCTAGAAGGCGAAGACTCGCGTcatattttctattttctatGCATGAATCTC ACGTTTACTGTCGTAGAATTGCTCTACGGCATTTGGACGAACAGTCTCGGTCTTATATCGGACGGCTTTCACATGCTCTTCGACTGTACAGCGCTAGTCGTCGGTTTGTACGCAGCAGTCATAGCGAGATGGAAATCCACTCGAACGTTCTCTTACGG GTACGGACGAGTCGAAGTCCTTTCCGGTTTTGCCAACGGTTTGTTTTTGGTTGTTATTGCTTTTGCCGTCTTTTCCGAGGGGCTTAGTCGACTCATTGATCCTCCTCTCGTCAGTACGGATCGGCTTCTA TTTGTTTCCGTCGCCGGATTTGTCGTCAATTTGATAGGTATAGCGGCGTTTAGTCACGCGCATTCTCACGCGTCGAGCGGTCACGGACACTCTCACGCTCACAAGCACGGCGGTTCGACGTGCGACGGTCACGGCCACGGCAAAAACGCCAACATGCAAG gcgtttttcttcataTTCTCGCCGATACGTTGGGCAGTGTTGGGGTCATTGTGTCGTCGGTGTGTATTGAGCAGTTTGGCTGGTACATAGCCGATCCTATCTGCTCGGTTTTCATCTCCGTGCTGATATTCCTGAGCGTCGTTCCCTTGCTGAAAAATGCCCTAGTTACGCTGCTTCAAGGCACTCCGCCTGAAGTCCGTGGACCCTTACAGGACTTGTTGGCTAAG ATTAGAGGCGTGCCTGGCGTCATTGGCATTCGAGACGTTCACGTTTGGAGACATTCGTCGAGCCTCCAGGCTGGCACAATTCACGTCCAAGTGGAAGACGAAGTGAACGAACAACGCATAATGAATCAG ATCACTGCTCTTCTCAAGGAGTGCGGAATCGGAAATACGGCTGTGCAGATTGAAAAGGAAGCGTTTTATCAGAGCGTATCACCCGTCATATCGTCCAAGTATCGATTCCTAACTGATTCAACTCTTTCGCCGCACATCTATGTCGATTTCGGTCCCCATGCTAGAGAACTAAACGCTCTTTCCCTCTAA
- the LOC136192147 gene encoding ribosome biogenesis protein NSA2 homolog: MPQNEYIEQAIKRHGRRLDYHEKKRKKLARAPHTIALKAKKYHGLKAKMYNKQRLSAKIQMKKAIKAHEKKDVRVKNADSAPKGAVPPYLLDREQQSRAKVLSNMIKQKRKEKAGKWQVPLPKVQAVSDADVFKVIRTGKRKKKAWKRMVTKPCFVGEGFTRRPPKYERFIRPMGLRFKKAHVTHPELKATFCLPIIGVKKNPSSPMFTQLGVLTKGTVLEVNVSELGLVTQGGKVVWGKYAQVTNHPENDGCVNAVLLV, translated from the exons ATG CCTCAGAACGAATACATCGAGCAGGCGATAAAAAGGCACGGTCGCCGGCTGGATTACCACGAAAAAAA GAGAAAGAAACTGGCTCGAGCTCCGCACACGATCGctttgaaagcgaagaaataCCACGGACTGAA AGCGAAAATGTACAACAAGCAACGCCTCTCGGCGAAAATTCAAATGAAGAAAGC CATCAAGGCgcacgaaaagaaagacgtgcGGGTCAAAAATGCGGATAGCGCGCCTAAAGGAGCTGTACCTCCGTATCTATTAGACCG TGAGCAACAGTCGCGAGCTAAGGTCCTATCAAATATGATTAAGcaaaagcgaaaagaaaaagct gggAAATGGCAAGTGCCTTTGCCCAAAGTTCAAGCTGTTTCGGATGCAGACGTTTTCAAGGTCATTCGAACGGGAAAGCGAAAGA AAAAAGCCTGGAAACGTATGGTCACTAAGCCTTGTTTCGTCGGAGAAGGATTCACGCGACGCCCGCCGAAATACGAGCGCTTCATTCGACCAATG GGTCTCCGGTTCAAAAAGGCCCACGTAACCCATCCTGAG CTCAAAGCGACCTTTTGCCTGCCTATTATTGGAGTAAAAAAGAATCCCTCGTCGCCTATGTTTACGCAACTGGGCGTTCTCACAAAGGGAACAGTTTTAGAG GTCAATGTTAGTGAACTGGGCCTTGTGACTCAAGGTGGTAAGGTTGTTTGGG gaAAATATGCACAAGTAACTAATCATCCGGAAAATGACGGCTGTGTCAATGCAGTGCTTCTAGTCTAA
- the LOC136192148 gene encoding small ribosomal subunit protein uS11-like, whose translation MGFSSAFSRLFATGLRSIGFGYARRGAPVLFSEFKSIMDEDLLRELSSDSARLLDPRDRLRNEEPTETPYDDLPIAHVKATYNNTIVTITDSAGKTLTWASGGSEGFKNAKRGTTFAGQSAGTAAAKKALNKGVLRVRVKIKGLGPGRQASLKGLQMGGVDIVSITDVTPVPHGGCRPRKPR comes from the exons ATGGGCTTTTCGTCTGCATTTAGCAGACTGTTCGCCACGGGATTACGTTCGATCGGCTTCGGTTATGCACGTCGAGGTGCTCCCGTACTCTTCTCCGAATTCAAATCGATAATGGACGAAGATTTGTTGCGCGAACTAAG CTCCGATTCGGCGCGACTTCTAGATCCCAGAGACCGACTACGCAACGAAGAGCCAACCGAAACGCCGTACGACGACCTTCCCATAGCCCACGTAAAGGCGACGTACAATAACACCATAGTCACAATTACAGACAGCGCag GGAAGACTCTTACTTGGGCTTCAGGA GGATCTGAGGGTTTTAAGAATGCCAAGCGAGGTACGACGTTTGCTGGTCAATCAGCGGGCACTGCAGCAGCTAAG AAGGCTCTCAACAAAGGAGTACTTAGAGTGAGAGTTAAGATCAAGGGTCTTGGGCCAGGCAGACAG GCGTCTTTGAAAGGCTTGCAAATGGGCGGTGTAGACATTGTTAGTATCACTGACGTGACCCCGGTGCCACACGGTGGATGCAGACCCAGAAAACCAAGGTGA
- the LOC136192139 gene encoding sodium/calcium exchanger 2-like, which translates to MDWSPTSSPNGTSNGTSNAALTTLFRRTFNNSRGFVVEYVSPNETICESWILLPAENLWPAWLRASLYLVALSYLFVGIAIVSDLFMGSIEIITSQQRKVTVFDPERQTTEVRYVLVWNETVANLTLMALGSSAPEIVLAILESLEEISLKTTPQRAGGGLGTFTIVGSAAFNLLVITAICIVSVPSPRTRRIHEYGVFIVTMAWSFFAYIWLLIVVEFVTPGVVSVEEAWITLAFFPALVLVAWAQDRRWWCHKCPIKTAPLRPVTAIPMTRNGLRTSKIVNPFDRAPPASPFPRTSTFSPPSQDDSVGDAGVVAVADDDVQKFQRCSTVVSELRGESATSSPFQSRRGSCAEAKQESHLMARARIRHAAMRAFLGRSNSERRMSSIGGGARLSLAVDALCAQRALWKMQAGAKKSKQLKTGHFYFSSSTYAVYKSAGSVDVEVVYGPPSRSQRYSDSSALRHENAHHPNVPYFEKSNSTSSDDKDKHNDTPSPNSLLRELDFVSTVAVHFETRNGAAKAGSAYKKKEGTLRFAEGETRHTITIPLMTTSALGSDDDFYVVLKSPSRPAILASPDIVRITIIEDDKPGTFQFSDFQYRADHEDGIVTATILRTNGSDGTVTVQCKTIDGTAIGGALLSDGVHYVDTTEIVEFKDGEASKTVVVHINPKENLHHKTFVFSLSTSDHGALLGEKSAAVAILSPTNSDNLIVKNDNVSLFSGEDSWEAQFYEALTIEIRHDENGKPMKPSRSECFRHFLTFPWKVLFATIPPRSRLRGWAAFIVSLIYILGCIAVVQQLAELLGCAIGLRQSVTGITIVALGTSLPDLFTSRTAAMQEEHADAAIGNITGSNSVNVFLGLGLPWAISATSRAAKDETYHISRFNITFSVILFTVCAFVALVLLIFRRQVIGGELGGKMWQKRATALLLLFLWIIYIIFSSLRSYELVPNIEF; encoded by the exons ATGGACTGGAGCCCAACATCCTCGCCGAACGGCACATCGAACGGCACATCGAACGCCGCACTGACAACGCTATTTCGACGCACGTTCAACAACAGCCgcggcttcgtcgtcgagtacGTCTCGCCTAACGAAACGATTTGCGAGAGCTGGATCCTACTCCCTGCCGAGAATCTCTGGCCCGCCTGGCTTCGCGCGTCGCTCTACCTCGTCGCACTCTCTTACCTCTTCGTCGGCATTGCCATAGTTTCCGATCTGTTTATGGGAAGTATCGAGATCATAACGAGCCAGCAACGCAAGGTAACCGTTTTTGATCCCGAACGCCAGACGACGGAAGTGCGGTACGTACTCGTGTGGAACGAAACCGTCGCCAATTTGACGTTGATGGCGCTGGGAAGTTCGGCGCCCGAGATCGTGCTCGCCATTCTCGAGAGCTTGGAGGAGATCAGCCTGAAGACGACGCCCCAACGAGCCGGCGGCGGTCTCGGCACGTTCACCATCGTCGGATCGGCCGCCTTCAATTTACTCGTCATTACGGCCATTTGCATCGTCagcgtgccgtcgccgcgcacTCGGCGAATTCACGAGTACGGGGTGTTCATTGTGACAATGGCCTGGTCGTTTTTCGCCTACATTTGGCTCCTGATtgtcgtcgagttcgtcaCGCCGGGAGTGGTCAGCGTCGAGGAAGCGTGGATCACTCTCGCTTTTTTCCCCGCGCTCGTGCTCGTCGCCTGGGCGCAGGATCGTCGCTGGTGGTGTCACAAGTGTCCAATAAAAACGGCGCCACTTCGACCTGTGACCGCTATTCCGATG ACGCGAAATGGATTGCGAACGTCGAAAATTGTCAATCCATTTGATAGAGCGCCTCCAGCTAGTCCATTTccgagaacgtcgacttttAGCCCGCCGTCGCAAGACGACAGTGTCGGCGATgctggcgtcgtcgccgtcgccgacgacgacgttcagaAATTTCAACGCTGTTCCACCGTCGTTTCGGAGCTGCGTGGCGAAAGCGCCACTTCCTCGCCTTTTCAATCTAGGAGAGGAAG CTGTGCGGAAGCGAAGCAAGAAAGCCACCTGATGGCAAGAGCCAG GATACGTCATGCCGCTATGCGAGCTTTCCTCGGCCGATCGAACTCGGAGAGACGAATGTCGTCCattggaggaggagcaaGATTGTCTCTGGCTGTCGACGCACTCTGCGCACAGCGCGCGCTGTGGAAGATGCAGGCGGGCGCGAAGAAATCCAAACAATTGA AAACCGGTCACTTCTAtttttcctcgtcgacgtacgCAGTCTACAAAAGTGCCGgcagcgtcgacgtcgaagtcgtttACGGACCGCCAAGTCGCAG TCAACGATACAGCGACTCGAGTGCTTTGAGACACGAAAACGCTCATCATCCCAACGTTCCTTATTTTGAGAAG TCCAATAGTACTTCCAGTGACGATAAAGACAAGCACAATGACACTCCGTCGCCAAACTCCCTTCTTAGAGAGCTCGATTTTGTATCCACTGTCGCCGTGCACTTTGAAACAAGAAACGGTGCGGCAAAGGCAGGGTCCGCCTATAAGAAGAAGGAGGGAACACTG CGTTTCGCCGAAGGAGAGACGCGTCACACGATAACGATTCctctgatgacgacgagcgcTTTGggtagcgacgacgacttctacgtcgttttgaagagCCCAAGTCGACCGGCAATTCTGGCCAGTCCAGATATTGTTCGCATAACAATTATTGAAGATGATA AGCCGGGAACATTTCAGTTTAGCGACTTTCAATACAGAGCCGATCACGAAGATGGTATTGTGACGGCGACTATTCTACGAACAAACGGGAGCGATGGCACGGTGACGGTCCAATGCAAAACAAT TGACGGTACAGCAATCGGAGGAGCGCTACTATCAGACGGAGTGCACTACGTAGATACGACCGAGATTGTGGAGTTCAAAGACGGCGAGGCCAGTAAGACCGTCGTAGTTCACATAAACCCGAAGGAGAAC CTTCATCATAAGACGTTTGTCTTCAGCCTGTCGACGAGCGATCACGGAGCGCTGCTGGGAGAGAAAAGTGCGGCTGTTGCAATTCTATCTCCAACCAATTCAG ATAACTTGATTGTAAAAAACGACAACGTATCGCTGTTTTCGGGCGAGGACTCCTGGGAAGCACAGTTTTATGA AGCTCTCACAATTGAAATTCGCCACGACGAGAACGGAAAACCGATGAAACCAAGTCGATCAGAGTGCTTTAGACATTTCCTCACTTTCCCGTGGAAAGTCCTCTTTGCCACGATTCCACCCCG TTCGCGTTTACGCGGATGGGCAGCCTTCATCGTCTCGCTCATCTACATACTCGGCTGCATCGCAGTCGTGCAGCAGCTGGCCGAATTGCTCGGCTGCGCCATCGGACTTCGCCAGAGCGTCACCGGCATTACGATCGTCGCTCTGGGAACGAGTCTACCCGATCTGTTCACGAGCCGAACAGCGGCAATGCAAGAAGAgcacgccgacgccgccatCGGAAATATAACAG GGAGCAATAGCGTAAACGTCTTTCTCGGTCTCGGTCTTCCGTGGGCGATTTCGGCCACTAGTCGTGCAGCGAAAGACGAGACCTATCACATTTCGCGCTTTAACATCACCTTTTCCGTCATTTTGTTCACTGTCTGCGcgttcgtcgctctcgttctgCTCATCTTTCGCAGACAG GTGATTGGAGGCGAGCTGGGCGGCAAGATGTGgcaaaaacgagcgacggcgctcCTCCTACTCTTCCTGTGGATTATCTACataattttctcttcgctgCGTTCATACGAACTCGTGCCAAACATCGAGTTTTAA
- the LOC136192143 gene encoding protein AF-9-like — protein MAEDTIVQIVIVLGHDARARTATTGDGFTHDWCCWVRGDRQPDIHHFIEKVVFHLHTSFPKPKKVIKQPPYEIRESGFGSFDMHIDVYFRNRDEPRMVRYKYDLCLPECGQPPIHTQRREMLTFSNPPHEFCQRLIQSGASLKCGSVPAKSAAAATATAPPPAAAAAAAAAAAAPKRKSTKSGNDGSQPAKKKAKEESSKKKSAAVNKVEQRSSSSAVKSAGGEGLKKKPPLGQPQEGQRPNPINALLEELGSGSGSDSDSDLDIGKLGGGDPTPTVQPKATPAKSKVAKKAGGGGGGGGGGGKEKRKEKTPTSAPTSALLKSKDVPKRKKEKPPKAATEKTKEKESGAPQSKKEFVTPAASKVAGILKNRIPKKVPPSSQPESAKKEDSKPISLPPSKPPVPEPANTRSSSASSSRSSSSSSSSSSSSDSSSSSSSNKSSRSSSPVAKTTVAAAPPPPPPPPATVEIDREQLYRQLSEVSNAQSLQKIVDLVEPTGNFQIGEETLDFDLRQIDEATLRRMQQLIKPPKKTLKA, from the exons ATGGCGGAAGAC ACTATCGTTCAAATTGTTATTGTCCTTGGTcacgacgcgcgcgctcggacggcgacgacaggCGACGGTTTTACGCACGACTGGTGCTGCTGGGTGCGCGGCGACCGTCAGCCGGACATTCACCATTTCATAGAGAAAGTCGTCTTTCATTTGCACACGTCCTTTCCCAAACCAAAAAAAG TTATTAAACAGCCTCCGTACGAAATTCGAGAGAGCGGGTTCGGAAGTTTCGATATGCACATCGACGTCTACTTTCGCAATCGAGACGAACCGCGTATGGTGAGGTACAAGTACGATCTGTGCCTGCCCGAGTGCGGCCAGCCGCCCATTCACACGCAACGTCGCGAGATGCTTACATTTTCCAATCCACCTCACGAATTCTGTCAACGTTTGATTCAATCGGGGGCCTCGTTGAAGTGCGGTTCAGTTCCGGCGAAATctgctgccgccgccaccgctaCGGCGCCACCgccagcggcggcggcggcggcggcggcggcggcggcggctccgAAGCGtaagtcgacgaagagcgGGAACGATGGCAGTCAACCGGCgaaaaagaaggcaaaggaggaatcgtcgaagaagaaatccgCCGCTGTTAATAAAGTCGAACAGCGGTCGTCATCCTCTGCTGTAAAGAGTGCGGGAGGAGAAGggctgaagaagaagccgCCGCTGGGGCAACCGCAGGAGGGACAGAGGCCGAATCCGATTAACGCGTTGCTTGAGGAATTAGGGAGCGGGAGTGGGAGCGATAGTGATAGCGATTTGGACATAGGAAAgttgggcggcggcgatccTACGCCGACCGTTCAGCCCAAAGCGACGCCCGCGAAATCAAAGGTGGCGAAGAAAGcgggcggtggcggcggcggcggcggcggcggtggcaaagagaaacgaaaggaGAAGACGCCCACCTCTGCTCCAACGTCAGCTCTCCTCAAATCAAAGGACGTCCcaaagaggaagaaggaaaaaccgCCGAAGGCGGCCACCGAAAagacgaaggaaaaagagagcgGCGCACCGCAGTCGAAAAAGGAGTTCGTCACACCCGCCGCTTCCAAAGTAGCGGGGATCCTAAAGAACCGAATACCGAAGAAAGTTCCACCGTCTTCTCAGCCGGAATCTGCGAAAAAGGAAGATAGTAAACCGATAAGTCTCCCCCCGTCAAAACCCCCCGTTCCAGAGCCAGCGAATACGCGCAGCTCGAGCGCGAGTAGTAGCAGAAGCTCCAGCAGCTCAAGTAGCAGTAGCAGTAGTAGTgatagcagcagcagcagcagtagcaacAAGAGCAGcagatcgtcgtctccggTCGCTAAAACGACGGTCGCAgcagcgccgccgccaccgccaccgccaccggCTAcggtcgaaatcgatcgcgaacAATTGTACAGGCAACTATCGGAAGTCAGCAACGCGCAATCGCTTCagaagatcgtcgatttgGTGGAGCCGACGGGAAACTTTCAAATCGGCGAAGAAACgcttgattttgatttgcgGCAgatcgacgaggcgacgctGCGACGAATGCAGCAGCTAATCAAACCCCCAAAGAAGACTCTAAAGGCGTAA